A segment of the Sphingobacterium oryzagri genome:
AAAATCGGTTTCTATCGCACCTGGCGCCACCACATTAGCCGTGATTTTTCGCTCGCCCAACTCTTTAGCTAAATAGCGTGTCAACACTTCTACTGCGCCTTTCATGGACGCATAACCTGAGCTTCCCGGAAAAGAGAAACGCGCTAAGCCCGAAGAGATATTAATTATACGACCGCCATCCTGCAGAAAGGGTAACATCTTTTGCGTTAGGAAAAATACCGCTTTGTAATGAATGAGAAACATATCATCAATTTGCTCTTCTGTCGTATCGACAAAGCTTGCATATAGCGCTGTTCCGGCATTGTTTACCAAAAAATCAATCTTGCGCTCGCGTCCTGCCTGCTCCAGATGGTCTAGCATTGTAGTTATAAAACTGTCAAACACACTTACCTTTCTGGTATCCAACTGAAAAATAAAAGCACGTTGCCCCAATTGCTCAATTTCTTTCGCCGTTTCGTCGGCCTTTTCTTGGTCGGTATGGTAAGTAAAGATGATATCGTTTCCTTTTTTCGCTAAGTTCAAAGCCATGTCCCTGCCAAGGCCGCGGCTACCTCCTGTAATTAGTGCGATTTTTGAATTTTTCATTTTTTATGCTGTTGATTTTATATAACAATAGATCGGTTTGAATGAGCAAGTCTGTTTGCACGCATCAAAGCGTCTTTTGTAAAAATCAAAACAACGATCAGACGCGAAAGTTTTGTGGCGATAATAAAGTTTGCTTTTTAAAGGCATTAGAAAAATGGGCAACCTCTTCGAAACCGAGTGTAAACGCGATTTCCGAAACACTCCAGTCGGTTTGCTTTAACAATATTTTTCCTTCATTAATCACGCGCTTATTGATCAGCTGAGTGGTTGTCAATCCGGTACGTTCTTTGACGATCTTATTTAGATAGTTTACATGAATGGCGAGCTGATCGGCATAATCCTTCGCCGAACGAAGTAACAAGCGCTGTGCGATCGACTCTACCGGAAACTGACGCTCAAGCAGCTCAACAAACAAACCTAAAACGCGCGATCCGCTGTCTACTTTTGCAGCAATGGCTGCGGCAGGCTGCAGTTTTTGTCCGAAATGAAGCAATTGGCTCACGTAGTTGCGCAGCAAGTCATATTTAAACGCATAATCGGATGAAATTTCCTCCTTTATCTTTTTGAATATGAGGGATGCTTCGACCGCGTCCTCGTCCGAAAGTTCAAATATTGGATAGCCACCAGGCTGCAATAGCGGAAGCGTATCCAGGTCGATCCCGCTTTTTCGCTTTTGCATAAAATCTGCCGTAAAAACGCAAAAAGTGCCGCCCTGATCTTCATCTTCCGGAACCCAACGATATGGAATACGCGGCGAGGCAAACAACAAACCATTCTTTTTCACCTGGATTACCTTGTCAGCATACTCGGCTGTGTTTCGCCCCTTTATCAAACTAATTTTGTAATACGTTCGTCGATTATAAGGCATGGTATTTTTGTGACGAACATCCTGTATGGTTTGAAAAATATCAAATACGTTAAAATGTCCGACATCTTTTTGAATGCCAGCAGGCAGCAAGGCTTCCGTATCTTTACCTAGATAAGAAGCAGCTTCCTGATAAAACTCTTCCATAGTTGTTACGTGCAGATCTTTCATTTTATAGAGTTGCAAAAATCAAATATACTTTTATCTAGTAATAACACAAAATTTCAGCATTGCAACGATCTTAAAGCTAAAAACGCCTAAGCAAACTTCCTGGTGAAAAAATAATAATTCAATTTTTTGGCATCCAACTTGCACCCATCTTCAGGCTAGATCTGCATCTATTTTAGCGATCTTATACGTTGCCCTACCTAAAAAACGTTTATATACATATGTTAGAGAAAACACCTTTTGTACAAGCTGTCGATAAACGAGATTTCGAGCAAGCTCTTCAACTATTGGACCAGGGTCAACGAATTCCTGCCGGAACCACTACGCACGACCTTCCCTTTTTTCTTCACCAAATTGTGCGCGACAATGGCTATAAATTGCTCCATGCGCTTTCACTTGCGGGCGAGATCCCAAACGATATATACGACTATGATCGCTTTATAGATAGCATATATCATGCGATTTTTAAAGTAAACGAGCCGAATGAAGAATTGTTGGCGCTCTTGCGCAGCTTACTTGATGACGCGCAAAATCTACAAGACGAAGTCGATGGGCATACGCTGCTGAGTTATGCGTTAGAAAACCAAGCTGCACCAAGCATTATCAAAACCCTGATCGACGCGGGCTTAGACAGTAGTTTTCGAAACAACGCGGATGCAACCTTACTCCACAACGTCGTCAGCTACAGCCACGCGCCTATTGACCGACAGCTGGCTTACATTGATTTGCTTTTGGCTGCTGGTTTAGATGTTAATGATACTAACGTGGTTAAACAAACCGCGCTACACATGGCGGTAGAACGAAATAAGCCGCAACTTATCGACGTTTTGCTACAGCATGGCGCCAGTCCTAACCAACAAGACGCGGAAGGTAATTCGCCTTATTTCTACGCCATTGCACATAAATTTGATGTCGGGATGTACACCAAATTTGCAGCCTATGAAACCATCGATTTCGAGCAACGAAACAAGCACGGCGTTAGTGCGCTGCACGAATACCTGCGTATGCTTACCGCTTCTTACGAAACAAACCCTACACTGCTTGTTCAACTATTGCAAGATGGCGCTGACCTAGATAGTACCAGTTTGCATTATCAGGTGCCGAAATCGGGTTGGAGCTGGGTTGTACAGAAAGACCCGGTGCTACTTGAAGAAGCGTTAAAAATAACAGCAGTGCATGTGGATAAGCAAGACGATGACGGCAATACGCTTTTGCACCTCGTATGCGCCATAGATTGCAATCACGATCAAAAAACGGCAAAGAATATTTACCGGAAAGTTAAACAACTGCTCGATGCGGGCGCTAGTGTCGACCTTACAAATAATAAAGAGCAGACGCCGCTTTCTTTAGCCGCTACAGATAATTTGAAAACAAAAACCGTCGAATTGCTCCTGGCACAACAAAAATCGTAAACTATGTCCATGTCTTTTATTATTGCCTGTGAAAACGGCAAACGGAAAATTGCAGAGATTTTGTTAAAAAATGGTGAAGCAGATGTAGCTTATACAGACGAAAAAGGTCGAACAGCACTGCATTATGCTGCCCATCGCGGTTATCTCGATTTAGTAATAGCCTTGGTACAAGCCGGCGCAGCCCTTGATTATGAAGATCATCAGGGCGAAACGCCACTGTATTTTGCTTGTCTGCAGAAACAAAAACAAACGGCGATGTACCTCTTAAATGAAGGCGCGCGAGTGGATGTCAATGATTTGCAAGGCAACAGCCTTTTGCACCTGGTCGCCAAAACCGGACAAACGGAATTAGTCGACACCTTGCTGGGAAAAGGACTCGCTATCGATAAGGAAAACAACCAGGCGCAGCGCCCGCTCCTCTTGGCTGTTAGTTACCGCAATACCGAGACGGCCCGGAAACTTATCCAGGCAGGCGCGGATGTTAGCCAACGGGACAAACAAGGCAATACGCCGCTGATGTTGGCTGTAGCTTCTAAAAATCTGCCGTTAGTTAACATATTATTAGCGCAGGGAGCGGCTATTAACGATGTAAATGACGCAGGAGAAAATGCGCTTTTGATCGCTTGTTATCAAGCGAATAAAGCGCTGATCCAATTGCTCATCAACCAAGGTGCCGATATCCATGCAAACAATCAGGATGGTATTTCGCCCATATGGTACATTTGCGGGCACAACCAGAAAGACATTGTCAATTTGTTGCTTGATAAGGGACTCGATCCTAATTTCAGTAGACCGATTAGTGGAAATGACCAAACGATGTATAGCTACCTTGATTGGGTGGAAACCGCGAACAATCTCTCCATGGAAGCTGCATTCAATTTACAATCGAGTAATGTGCAGGGCGGCGAAAGTCTTCTTCATCTTGCCGTCAAAAACGGTCACTTAAGTATGGTAAAATTGCTTATCGAGCGCGGCGCGCATGTGGATATCCAAGACGAATCGGGCAATACCGCTTTACACTATGCCGCCGCGAATGGTAAGAAAGATATTGTTGCTTACTTGTTGGAAAATAATGCTGATGTAAAAGTGGTCAATGTGAAAGAGCAAAAGGCTATCGATTATGCCAATATCAAAGGTTTTAACGAAATCACCGCGCTGCTGGTCAGCCACGGTTCGGCCGCCGCCGAGTTATCTGCCAATGCAATACAACGGAAGCCTGGCGAGACCATACAAGCAGTGCCGCAGTTCGACAAGAAGAAAGCTTTATTGGATTTGAAGGAGCTGCTTGATGCGGGCATTCTTACTATGGACGAAT
Coding sequences within it:
- a CDS encoding SDR family NAD(P)-dependent oxidoreductase, with protein sequence MKNSKIALITGGSRGLGRDMALNLAKKGNDIIFTYHTDQEKADETAKEIEQLGQRAFIFQLDTRKVSVFDSFITTMLDHLEQAGRERKIDFLVNNAGTALYASFVDTTEEQIDDMFLIHYKAVFFLTQKMLPFLQDGGRIINISSGLARFSFPGSSGYASMKGAVEVLTRYLAKELGERKITANVVAPGAIETDFGGGRTRDNKAINANIASATALGRVGLPEDIGAIVAFLCGAEAGWINGQRIEASGGMLL
- a CDS encoding helix-turn-helix domain-containing protein, which translates into the protein MKDLHVTTMEEFYQEAASYLGKDTEALLPAGIQKDVGHFNVFDIFQTIQDVRHKNTMPYNRRTYYKISLIKGRNTAEYADKVIQVKKNGLLFASPRIPYRWVPEDEDQGGTFCVFTADFMQKRKSGIDLDTLPLLQPGGYPIFELSDEDAVEASLIFKKIKEEISSDYAFKYDLLRNYVSQLLHFGQKLQPAAAIAAKVDSGSRVLGLFVELLERQFPVESIAQRLLLRSAKDYADQLAIHVNYLNKIVKERTGLTTTQLINKRVINEGKILLKQTDWSVSEIAFTLGFEEVAHFSNAFKKQTLLSPQNFRV
- a CDS encoding ankyrin repeat domain-containing protein, with protein sequence MLEKTPFVQAVDKRDFEQALQLLDQGQRIPAGTTTHDLPFFLHQIVRDNGYKLLHALSLAGEIPNDIYDYDRFIDSIYHAIFKVNEPNEELLALLRSLLDDAQNLQDEVDGHTLLSYALENQAAPSIIKTLIDAGLDSSFRNNADATLLHNVVSYSHAPIDRQLAYIDLLLAAGLDVNDTNVVKQTALHMAVERNKPQLIDVLLQHGASPNQQDAEGNSPYFYAIAHKFDVGMYTKFAAYETIDFEQRNKHGVSALHEYLRMLTASYETNPTLLVQLLQDGADLDSTSLHYQVPKSGWSWVVQKDPVLLEEALKITAVHVDKQDDDGNTLLHLVCAIDCNHDQKTAKNIYRKVKQLLDAGASVDLTNNKEQTPLSLAATDNLKTKTVELLLAQQKS
- a CDS encoding ankyrin repeat domain-containing protein, whose translation is MSFIIACENGKRKIAEILLKNGEADVAYTDEKGRTALHYAAHRGYLDLVIALVQAGAALDYEDHQGETPLYFACLQKQKQTAMYLLNEGARVDVNDLQGNSLLHLVAKTGQTELVDTLLGKGLAIDKENNQAQRPLLLAVSYRNTETARKLIQAGADVSQRDKQGNTPLMLAVASKNLPLVNILLAQGAAINDVNDAGENALLIACYQANKALIQLLINQGADIHANNQDGISPIWYICGHNQKDIVNLLLDKGLDPNFSRPISGNDQTMYSYLDWVETANNLSMEAAFNLQSSNVQGGESLLHLAVKNGHLSMVKLLIERGAHVDIQDESGNTALHYAAANGKKDIVAYLLENNADVKVVNVKEQKAIDYANIKGFNEITALLVSHGSAAAELSANAIQRKPGETIQAVPQFDKKKALLDLKELLDAGILTMDEFSAEKTKILNQGNA